The nucleotide sequence GATGAGGGCTCGGCGCGGGTGTGAGGCGGCCCACTAGACGTGAGCAACCTGCTGGATAGCCCCTCGTCTACCGCCGGCAGCACGTTCCTACTACTGTGCATAGTTGACTCGCGCGTAGTTGAGTCGTGGTCGTGGTGTCCGCCAGAAAGCCCAGCAGGAGACGTCGAGTGAACCGCTTCAAGTTTGGCCTGACAAACGGCCGGGGTATCGCCGCCCTTGGCGTGCTCGCCTTTTTGGCCGCGACGCTCAGCGGTTGCGGTACCGGTCAGATCTCGCAGACCGCGGCCCAGGAGCCGGCCGTCAACGGCAACAAGGTCAACATCAACAACGTGCTGCTGCGTGACATCCGCATCCAGGCCGCGCAGACCGGTGACTTTGTGCATCCGGGCCGATCCGTGGATCTGGTGTTGGTGGCCATCAATCAGTCACCGAATGTCGCCGATCGGCTGGTGGGCATCACCAGCGACATCGGCACGGTCGCGGTGACCGGGGACGGCCGGTTGCCGGCGGGCGGGATGTTGTTCCTCGGCCCGCCCGAAGGACAGCGGGTGGCCCCGGGACCGCTCGAGTCCAACAACGCGGGCAAGGCGACCGTCAACCTGAGCAAGCCGATCAGCAACGGGCTGGCGTACAACTTCACCTTCACCTTCGAGAAGGCGGGCCAGGCCACCGTGCCGGTGCCGATTTCGGCCGGGTTGGCCGCCCCGCAAGTCTGACCGCGCGGCGCAGAACGGGATTGTCACACCGGGCCGATACCGTCATGACGTGGCCACTGCGCGTTCGCAATACCGCTGCTCGGAATGCCGTCATCTCACGGCCAAGTGGGTGGGGCGCTGCATGGAGTGCGGCACTTGGGGCAGCGTCGCCGAGGTGACCGTGCTCAGCGCGGTCGGTGCGGGTGCCCGCCGCGCGGGTGCGGGCCCGGCCTCGCAGGCGGTGCCGATCAGTTCCATCGCGCCCAACCTGAGCCGGCACCAGCCGACGGGCATCGCCGAACTCGACCGGGTGCTGGGCGGTGGCGTGGTGCCCGGTTCGGTGACGCTGCTGGCGGGTGATCCGGGTGTGGGCAAATCGACGCTGCTGCTCAAGGTCGCCCACCGCTGGGCGCAATCCGGCCAGCGGGTGCTGTACATCTCCGGCGAGGAGTCGGCCGGCCAGATCCGGCTGCGCGCCGACCGGATCGGCTGTAGCGACCAGGCGAGCAAGGAGTTCGAGCAGGTCTACCTGGCCGCCGAAGCCGACCTGCACACGGCGCTGGAGCACATCGCGACGGTAGGGCCCGCGCTGGTGATCGTGGATTCGGTGCAAACCATGTCGACCAGCGAAGCCGACGGTGTCGCCGGCGGCGTCACGCAGGTGCGTGCGGTGACCGCCGCGCTGACGGCGTCGGCCAAGGCCAACGGGGTGGCGATGATTCTGGTCGGGCATGTCACCAAGGACGGCGCCATCGCTGGCCCGCGGTCGCTGGAACACCTCGTCGATGTGGTCATGCACTTCGAAGGCGACCGCACCGGGATGTTGCGGATGGTCCGCGGGGTCAAGAACCGATTCGGTGCCGCCGACGAGGTCGGCTGCTTTTTGCTGCAAGACAGCGGCATCGAGGAGATCAGCGACCCGTCGAACCTGTTCTTGGACCAGCGGCCGGCGCCCGTCCCGGGCACTGCGATCACGGTCACGCTGGACGGCAAACGCCCAATGATCGGTGAAGTTCAGGCCTTGCTGGCCACGCCGTGTGGCTCGCCGCGCCGAGCGGTCAGTGGGATCGACAATGCGCGGGCCGCGATGATCACCGCCGTGCTTGAGAAGCACGCCAGTTTGAACATCGCCGTCAACGACGTCTACCTGTCCACCGTGGGCGGCATGCGGCTGACCGATCCGTCGTCGGACCTCGCCGTCGCGATGGCGCTGGCCTCGGCGTACGCGAACCTGCCGCTGCCCACCACCGCGGTGATGATCGGGGAGGTGGGCCTGGCGGGCGATCTGCGTCGAGTTGCCGGGATGGAACGGCGGCTGACAGAGGCCGCGCGGCAGGGATTCAACATCGCGCTTGTCCCGGCTGGCTGCGGTGCACCTCCGGCCGGCATCCGCACACTGAGTGCACCCACCATCGTTGCGGCGCTGGAACACCTTGTGGACATCGCCGACCACCACAGCGCCCCGCCCGCCGCCGCGAAACGGCTGGACGCGCCGCCCCACCAAACCGCACAATGAGTCGCTGTGACCCGTCAGACCCTGCGTGAGGTCGTTGCCCGCCTGGCACCGGGCACCGGGCTGCGCGACGGGCTGGAACGGATCCTGCGCGGCCGCACCGGCGCCCTGATCGTGCTCGGCCATGACGAGCACGTCGAGGCCATCTGCGACGGCGGCTTCTCGCTCGATGTCCGCTACGCGCCGACCCGGCTGCGCGAGCTGTGCAAGATGGACGGCGCCGTGGTGCTGTCCACCGACGGCAGCCGCATCCTGCGGGCCAACGTGCAGCTGGTCCCGGACCCGTCGATAGCCACCGACGAATCGGGAACGCGGCACCGCTCGGCGGAACGGGCCGCGATCCAGACCGGCTACCCGGTGATCTCGGTCAGCCACTCGATGAACATCGTGACGGTCTACGTCGGCGGCGAGCGCCACGTGGTGACCGATTCGGCGATGATCCTGTCCAGGGCCAACCAGGCAATCGCGACCCTGGAGCGATACAAGACCCGGCTCGACGAGGTCAGCAGGCAGCTGTCCCGAGCCGAGATCGAGGACTTCGTCACGCTGCGCGACGTGATGACCGTGGTGCAACGGCTCGAACTGGTCCGGCGCATCGGCCTGGTGATCGACTACGACGCCGTCGAACTCGGCACGGATGGACGCCAGCTGCGGCTGCAGCTCGAGGAGCTGCTGGGCGGCAACGACACCGCGCGGGAATTGATCGTGCTCGACTACCACGCCTCCCCCGAGCCGCCGTCCAAGGCGCAAGTCGCCAACACCCTGAACGAGCTGGACGCCCTGTCGGACACCGAACTGCTGGAAGTCACCGTGCTGGCAAAGGTTTTCGGCTATCCGACGACGGCGGAGGCCCAGGACGAGGCGCTGAGCCCGCGCGGCTACCGCGCGATGGCCGGGATTCCGCGACTGCAGTTCGCGCACGTCGACCTGCTGGTGCGCAACTTCGCGACGCTGCAGGGGCTGCTGGCGGCCAGCGCCAACGACCTGCAATCGGTGGAGGGCATCGGCCCGCTATGGGCGCGGCACGTGCGAGAGGGCCTCTCGCAGCTGGCCGAGTCGACGATCGCCGAAACGCTCGACTGAGATCAGCCCGCGGGCGGGGCGGGTGGCGCCTCGGGCGGCGGCGCGACGGCCGGCTGACCCGGGGCGGGCACCGGCCCGGGCGGCGGTGGCGGCTGATTCAGGATGAATGGCACCGGCTGTGAACGCACGTTGCCCAACTGCACGACGAGGTTGTAAGTCCCCGGTCCGATCGCCGGCCGCGGCAGCGGGCAGTGCGGCGCCGAGCCCATGCCGGTCCAGGTCACCGCGGTGGTCACCTGCTCGCCCGGGGTGAACGTCTTGACCAGGGTCTCGTTGGAGGGCGCGCAGTCCAGGTTCGACCACAGCCGCTTGTTGTCCAGCGAGTAGACGTAGGCCGCGAGCACCGCGGCGCCGACGTCACGCTTGCAGGCCACCAGCCCGATGTTGGTGACGACCATGGTGAACTTCGGCTGGTCGCCGATGAAGTACTGCGGCGCGTTGGTCAGACCCTTGACGGCCAGGGTCGAATCGGGGCAGTCGTCGCCCGGGTTCAGCACCGGCGGCGGCTGCACCGCGGCCGTGGGTGTGACGCTCTCCGGGCTTTGCCCCTGCGCCGGCGCGGCGGGGGCGTTGCCGTCCGGCCCGGCCGAC is from Mycobacterium conspicuum and encodes:
- the radA gene encoding DNA repair protein RadA, which encodes MATARSQYRCSECRHLTAKWVGRCMECGTWGSVAEVTVLSAVGAGARRAGAGPASQAVPISSIAPNLSRHQPTGIAELDRVLGGGVVPGSVTLLAGDPGVGKSTLLLKVAHRWAQSGQRVLYISGEESAGQIRLRADRIGCSDQASKEFEQVYLAAEADLHTALEHIATVGPALVIVDSVQTMSTSEADGVAGGVTQVRAVTAALTASAKANGVAMILVGHVTKDGAIAGPRSLEHLVDVVMHFEGDRTGMLRMVRGVKNRFGAADEVGCFLLQDSGIEEISDPSNLFLDQRPAPVPGTAITVTLDGKRPMIGEVQALLATPCGSPRRAVSGIDNARAAMITAVLEKHASLNIAVNDVYLSTVGGMRLTDPSSDLAVAMALASAYANLPLPTTAVMIGEVGLAGDLRRVAGMERRLTEAARQGFNIALVPAGCGAPPAGIRTLSAPTIVAALEHLVDIADHHSAPPAAAKRLDAPPHQTAQ
- the disA gene encoding DNA integrity scanning diadenylate cyclase DisA — its product is MTRQTLREVVARLAPGTGLRDGLERILRGRTGALIVLGHDEHVEAICDGGFSLDVRYAPTRLRELCKMDGAVVLSTDGSRILRANVQLVPDPSIATDESGTRHRSAERAAIQTGYPVISVSHSMNIVTVYVGGERHVVTDSAMILSRANQAIATLERYKTRLDEVSRQLSRAEIEDFVTLRDVMTVVQRLELVRRIGLVIDYDAVELGTDGRQLRLQLEELLGGNDTARELIVLDYHASPEPPSKAQVANTLNELDALSDTELLEVTVLAKVFGYPTTAEAQDEALSPRGYRAMAGIPRLQFAHVDLLVRNFATLQGLLAASANDLQSVEGIGPLWARHVREGLSQLAESTIAETLD